The genomic DNA AATTTGGTGGCCTCTGGCCAATTCTAATACTCCATCCATCACATTACCTCCTCTTTTAATGAGTTTGCTTACCCAACTGCAAAAGTGAATTATTGCAAATAACATTTAGTttaatctgtatttttatttatttagtgacCATTTGACTGCAGTGTTTTGAAGACATGCAAAATGATCATTTGATGAGGAACATggaagcacagacacagattaCTCAGCAAAAACAAGATTTGTCAGGGCTCcttaataaagttatttttatgACCTTTTTAAAGCCtcactaaataaaaattaagaCTGCCAGAATGATGAATTATATTTGGGATTTTATGAACAGGCCTCATTAGTTGGGTACACAACTATTAAAAAGTTGAAATCTCCAGTTTGTGGATTGTTGGTTgtacaaaaggaaaataaaagcatctgACACTTTCAATTCAGTAAGACAGACTGGATAAATGACAGgaacacaaatgcaaaacagtccacagtttaAAAGAATTTCCCAGACATCACTGTTCACCGTTGTTCTTCTACGTCATGTATCTAAATAATAGTTTGGTAAATGAGCTATATTGAGCTGCTCATCTTTCTCAAAGACCGGTAGGTCTCCCTATTGTTGTACTGCTGTCCAGGCAGACTCAGAGCGCCAGATTTCCCTTGAGGCAAGAACATACAACTAATTATTCCGGTGTATTCTGCCTGATGTTGTGGTGATTCCCTGCAGAAATGGGTAAGGGAGGGATGATGAGATTATTAGTGCATTTAGGACCAGATTTACTAAGCAGGTCAAATTAGCAGGACGCTGCAATCGGAGAAAAAGTGCCATTGGGGGTTAAAAGGTCTGCTGTTGATCTactaacacagaaacagacagtttatttttatattgatcataccagattataatattttcataatatttttattttagagagtttgattttctgttacatggcactgaacaggagtggtcctccaatctcattgtacatcctgtataatgacaataaaggcattctattctattctattctattctattatttcAGTGATATCCAAAGCAGCTGGTCAAGAACTTCAAAAATTTGTGTAGGGtcacaaacaagcagaacaGATGAAGGTGTGAGGACTCGACTGACAATGCAGGTGCAGTTTGTTACCTGTAATCTGACAAACATATTATTAGCATACGTTTTAGAGCATCTGCTTCTCTCAGTAATCATCGTGGCAGGGAAGCAGTGAAGAAAAAGCTGCTTTCTGTGGTGGAACTGGAGGTacataacatccatccatccattttcttcctcttgtggGTGAGGTAAATGCATTAGTGGGGGAAGTGCGCTCCATGggggaaatttttaaaaatgacctgAGGGCCCACGCTCGTAGGCTACTCCAGAACTCAGTTCTCTCACCTGTGTCCTACTTGGGTTTGGTGATTATGTAAACTGTTTCCACTTGTGTGCAGTGTTTATGGCTAACCACTATTCAGCAGCAGAAACCAATCAAAAAATGCCACCAAGATAACTTCATCCAACATTACTATTCGTATAGCCTACATTTATCTGCTTATGACCCCTTTGGTCACCGCATACACAATTGTGTCCATCACTTTCTATAGTAagattcattttctgacatctcctaCCTAAAGATTTTGTTAAAATTCCTACAGTATGTCGTGACCGAAGGGTATAAGGTTAGCAGGGTACAgtttcttttgtctttattaAGGACTGCAGGAATTTCAGGGGTAGCAAATTTTGTGTGACTTGTCTTTAttggattgtttttgtttttccaaattgAAGAATACCATTTTGTGGCAGTCAATTATTAAAGCTTTTCTTGATATTCCAAAAAAATAGAACACATTTGAAGAAAAGTATCTTACAACACAATTTCATGTCACACTTTATGTTCTGGCCTGCCAGTAAGAATTAGAGCAAtgctattttctttttgtttttatcaatgTTAAAAGTACATCAACTACTTAATTCATTAGTGCATAACATTATATGTTTCATTTAAATACTCCACAGCTCAGATTTTGCAGTCTGATGCGGAAACTCCTACAAATGAATATGCTATAATTCtagccaaagaaaaacttgtCCACACAAGAACCAGCCAGCTCTACCCCTTAGAATTAAGTGACATTTGTAGTGATGTATTAATTTTATTTGGTaagaaagctgtttttaaagatgattttattctttttggaTCTGGATTGGAATGAGTGGCTtagagtttttattttattgtttttagagTTCAGTGTTTCTCAGGCGTTTACATTATTGCAGGTATGACCTAGGGGTATATGCCTGAACCTCGGAGATGCTGGATTTCATCAGTTACACTGACTTTACCCTGTGGCACACAAACTGTGCAGAGGCATGGTGAAAagttgaaagagaaaaaaaaggcaagggCCAGGCTACAACTTCAGAGATGTTTTAGGTTTATGGAGCTGAGATCTTCTCTCTGTTCTGAACTTTGGTTGTCTCCCTGGGTAAGATGTGTTTTGTGTGCGGATGGCTAGACTTTCATGAggtaattagattaatttttgtatttgtagttAGTATTTAGATTCTAAGTTTTTGATGTATAATTATGGGTAGGGGTATGTTGAGGGCCTTCTGGTCTAAGTATCCTGACCGTATAACCCTAGGCTATATAGAACATGATTATTTTTATAAACTTTAAGTGTTCTCCAATTAGACATAAACATGATACACATCAAAAAGTtcactttaaaatattaataaaaaaagtctttttgtttttctccagaaTAACAGTCAGTTCTGATGATGACTTAGGCTTTGCAGGGTTAATCTCTAGTCTGGATGCCAAAAGGCATTTTTCCTACTGCTGCTTTAGGGCACAGGCAACTGCAAACACCCCCGGAAAACATGCCCCACGTCTTTGTGACTATGAGTAGAGGGAAGCTATTTCCTGAACTTTGTCAAAAGAGGGTTGAGTACCATTTCGATATAAATCATGAGTCGGAGCTTTCACTCTCTGACAAACACAGGCTGGATTGGCTTGCCCTGTCTTGCCAGGATGAAGCTTTCCAGTTACTAATCACATTCTTTAACAAGAACGGCTGTCATCTGTCACGTCTTTACTCTTTGAAGAATTCCACTCGTTAACAGTGAATATCGAGACGATTCTTGATCTGGGGAAGATGTCTACACTTCTGCACCAGTCCCCCGAGAGTGATATAGCCTTTGATCCATCGGGATTTTAGTCGACTTAATGTAATGGATTTAGATTGGTGCACAGGCTGCTCATCATTAAAACCACATTTCAGCAGTTCCCTTGTCATTCAACATAAATCCTTCTTACAGTGAAGCttgatttctgttttcagtGGACAGCACTGCCCCTCAACATgctttggtttaatgcttagatATAGTTTGTAAAATAATACAGTTGAGGGTATCTGTAAGAAGTCATGAATATAGGATTGGTTCCAAATTAATTCACTTTGAGTGCAACCTCGTGTGAGTTATCTGGTTTTGCAATAAAAAACGGGGGCATTTATTTCCCATTCTCAATGTAGAATGGTTGTTCTAAATGTTGCTTTGACATGGAGTGAACTGACTTCTGCATTTGCATGACTCACACTAAGTCTTTGTTCAGATGAGCCTGCATATAAAGGGCAGAAAAATCAGCTAAACgagtctccttttttttttaatgtaccaTTATCCCACTGTGAGTCACTGGGAAGAGATGCTATCTGATCTCAGTCCTCACCCTGTGGAATTTATTTACTCATTGGTAAAATGCAGTGCTCAGGGAGGTACCCCGATTTCTgaagttttattttggattAATATGAGTAACATTATCTGGACAAAGTATTACACACACTGAATAAAGGCAACATAGCGGTAAAACATTAAGAAAAGAACACATCACACAATAACTTACAGTTTTTCACAGTTGCTTAGACATTTCAGCCCTTTTTTATAAAACTGTTAACAAAGAAGTCAATTTTTAAACTACACTTACAaaaacatttgacagtgccaGCAAACGCACTCACATCACAACAGTTTTGTCTGAGCTCAAAACCACATAATGATttcagatcacacacacacagctctgtaGAACATCTGTTGTATGTATTGGTTGTCTCATAAGAAACATGATATACCAAGGTTTACTCACAAAGATGGCCCATTTTGCATTGCAGCATAGTCATACAAGTCAAAAGGTCTACTGTATGttgcatgagaaaaatgtaaaagttcTATAAATAAATCACAATGTGAGACTATAAATCTAAATATATGTAAAACTCATGTTTACTATAGGAGGGAATGAGACGTTCTCTAAAAACTAACAtgaatttcattaaaattaaatacaatatGCAGTGTTAGCACTCGACTCTTATATATTTTTCATGCATTAAAATCTGTACAAGCACAGTTCTACAGAAATGTGTCTACTCTTCATGCATATGATGCACTCATAAATATCATTTTGCACTTTTACACATACAATACATAAACTGTGGTTGCCCTAACACATGAAACTTGGTATGACATTTGGCTCACTGAGATTGAATATAATTTTAATGCCACACAGAAGTAGAATGATCTTTTAGGACAGTGTGTTTGAGTTTGACCTTTTATGACTtctaaaacatatatatatatatatatatatatgcctaaCACTTTTCTGTTTCCTCCCCACCCCTGCCCACCCTTTCTTCACAGATATCTCAGGCCGAAATGCTGCCCTGTGTCATTTTCATCGGCTTGTTTCTCGCTGCGGTCCGATCCCAAGATATCCATCCCTCAGAGGCATCATCCTCCATTAGTGAGTCCTGTGACTCCTTGTGCTCCTGCGAGAGGAAAGACGGCATCCTTCATCTTAACTGCGAGCAGAGAAACATCAGCAAAATCTCCCAAATCAAAGTCCCAGCAGGTGTGCCCTTCCACCTGAACCTTTACAAAAATGACTTGGTTGAGCTCCGTGCTGAGGAAATGGAAGGGCTTAAGAATGCCCTTTCGCTGCACATCGGGGGTAATAGTATACAAGAGTTGGAGCCAGGGGTCTTTAGCACTCTCGGTTTGCTGAAAAAACTCCATATAAATAGCAATTTCCTCGTCACACTGAAAGAGGACACTTTTCAAGGCCTGGTGAATTTGGAATTTCTCCAAGCTGACACAAATTTCATACGGGTCATCGAGCCCGGGGCCTTCAACAAACTGATCCGCCTCAAGGTCCTCATCTTGAATGACAATTCCATCGAGTTTTTACCCAGCAACATTTTCCGGTTTGTGCCCCTTACCCACCTGGACCTACGTGGCAACAAGCTCCAGACGCTACCGTATGTCGGCTTTTTGGAGCACATCGGGCGCATAATGGAGCTCCTTCTGGAGGACAATGACTGGGTTTGTGACtgtgacattttacatttaaaaatctgGATGGAGAACATGAGGGCCCAATCAGCAATCAGTGATGTGATCTGCATCACACCACATCACCTCAAGGGGACCATTCTGGCTAAAGTCAAGCGGGACGTCCTCTGTCCATCCCACGCAGATATTAACTTAGAAGAGCCGTCGAAGTCACTGGATATGGTTGTTACGCCCTCATCCAAAGTAGCTCAGACTCCCAAGGTGGTTAATCCCAAAGATGACGCCAGAATCCCCACACCATCTCACATTCCCAGCAGTCCCTGTGTGGAGCACTGTTCTTGTCACAATCATCCCGTGGCTGGGTTTTTGATGCATTGTCAGGACCGAGGAATTCAAAAGGTGTCGGATATCGGAATACTTCAACAAAGCCCAACTAAGCTTGTCATGACAGGAAATATGATccagaaactcctgaaataTGACTTTGTCACATATGATAGTTTAGAATTGCTCAACTTGGCAAACAACAGAATTGATTACATTGATAATGAAACTTTCCTCAGCTTGAGCAGTTTGAAAAAGCTCTATTTAAATGGCAACAGAATCGAAAAGCTGTTCTCCACCATGTTTGTAGGACTGCACAACCTTGAATACCTATATCTGGAGTACAACCTCATCAAAGAGATTGCTCCAGGCACATTTAATCCCCTGCCAAACCTGAAGCTGCTGTCATTAAATAACAACCTGCTCAGCTCTCTTCCAGCGCAGATATTTCGCAACGTGCCTCTCGCCAAATTAAACCTGAGAAAAAACCTGCTTATGCACCTGCCAGTGAGCAACGTGCTCGATCAACTCGACTCGCTAGAGCAGATTTATTTAGAGGACAACCCCTGGGACTGCAGCTGTGACTTGCTCAGCCTCAAACAATGGGTAGAGAAACTGAGAAAGGACACAGTGGTGGGCTCCATTTTGTGTCACACACCAAAGAAAGTGATGCAGATCGAACTAAGAAGCCTTCATCATGAGATGCTTTGTCCTGGTTTAGGGACCTACCACCCATTGCCCCCAGGTGGAGAGGAGAGCGTGACAGCCACCCTGGGGCCTGACGGCAGTGACAGGGGCCTGTTCATCTCACTCACAGACACCATCCCACTCTCTGTGCTCATTTTAAGCCTTCTTGTTTTTGTCCTCATGGTTATATTCTGCTCAGCGGGGCTCGTGGTGTTTGTCGTGCATCGGCGCCGGCGAAGGGCgaagaaaaaagcagcagaggagCAGCCGCGAGaaaacaccagcagcagctcacCCATTCACTTGCATTACAGCATGTACGGGCAGAAAACTACTCACCACACTCTGACACAGAGAGCGGGGTCTGCCACTCTGTATGAAGAGAGATCACACAGTCCCATCGTGCAGATCTGCCGCAACCCCACATACTGCTCCCAGCACAAGGAGCACGACGCCAATATGGATTACAACCTTGACGAACCCAGCTCCAAGCATCATCTCTGCCGAAGCATCATGGAGAAGGAAAATACATCTCCCCTCACAGGAAACCCCAGCTCAAAGTTCAGACCCATGACCGGAGAGTGCCCAGCAGAGTTTGTGACTCTCGGCAACCCCAACTCCTTATACAGGAACATTCtggagagggagaaggagctgcagcagctcggAATAACGGAGTACCTGAGAAAAAACCTCCCTCAGCTTCAGCCTGCTGTAGACATGCAGGTCCCAGGGCACCAGGAGGAGGTGAAACTAATGGAGACAATTATGTACTCAAGACCGCAC from Archocentrus centrarchus isolate MPI-CPG fArcCen1 chromosome 2, fArcCen1, whole genome shotgun sequence includes the following:
- the slitrk6 gene encoding SLIT and NTRK-like protein 6 isoform X1, which produces MLPCVIFIGLFLAAVRSQDIHPSEASSSISESCDSLCSCERKDGILHLNCEQRNISKISQIKVPAGVPFHLNLYKNDLVELRAEEMEGLKNALSLHIGGNSIQELEPGVFSTLGLLKKLHINSNFLVTLKEDTFQGLVNLEFLQADTNFIRVIEPGAFNKLIRLKVLILNDNSIEFLPSNIFRFVPLTHLDLRGNKLQTLPYVGFLEHIGRIMELLLEDNDWVCDCDILHLKIWMENMRAQSAISDVICITPHHLKGTILAKVKRDVLCPSHADINLEEPSKSLDMVVTPSSKVAQTPKVVNPKDDARIPTPSHIPSSPCVEHCSCHNHPVAGFLMHCQDRGIQKVSDIGILQQSPTKLVMTGNMIQKLLKYDFVTYDSLELLNLANNRIDYIDNETFLSLSSLKKLYLNGNRIEKLFSTMFVGLHNLEYLYLEYNLIKEIAPGTFNPLPNLKLLSLNNNLLSSLPAQIFRNVPLAKLNLRKNLLMHLPVSNVLDQLDSLEQIYLEDNPWDCSCDLLSLKQWVEKLRKDTVVGSILCHTPKKVMQIELRSLHHEMLCPGLGTYHPLPPGGEESVTATLGPDGSDRGLFISLTDTIPLSVLILSLLVFVLMVIFCSAGLVVFVVHRRRRRAKKKAAEEQPRENTSSSSPIHLHYSMYGQKTTHHTLTQRAGSATLYEERSHSPIVQICRNPTYCSQHKEHDANMDYNLDEPSSKHHLCRSIMEKENTSPLTGNPSSKFRPMTGECPAEFVTLGNPNSLYRNILEREKELQQLGITEYLRKNLPQLQPAVDMQVPGHQEEVKLMETIMYSRPHKVMLEQTKNEYFELKANLHTEPDYLEVLEHQSAFN
- the slitrk6 gene encoding SLIT and NTRK-like protein 6 isoform X2, with translation MLPCVIFIGLFLAAVRSQDIHPSEASSSISESCDSLCSCERKDGILHLNCEQRNISKISQIKVPAGVPFHLNLYKNDLVELRAEEMEGLKNALSLHIGGNSIQELEPGVFSTLGLLKKLHINSNFLVTLKEDTFQGLVNLEFLQADTNFIRVIEPGAFNKLIRLKVLILNDNSIEFLPSNIFRFVPLTHLDLRGNKLQTLPYVGFLEHIGRIMELLLEDNDWVCDCDILHLKIWMENMRAQSAISDVICITPHHLKGTILAKVKRDVLCPSHADINLEEPSKSLDMVVTPSSKVAQTPKVVNPKDDARIPTPSHIPSSPCVEHCSCHNHPVAGFLMHCQDRGIQKVSDIGILQQSPTKLVMTGNMIQKLLKYDFVTYDSLELLNLANNRIDYIDNETFLSLSSLKKLYLNGNRIEKLFSTMFVGLHNLEYLYLEYNLIKEIAPGTFNPLPNLKLLSLNNNLLSSLPAQIFRNVPLAKLNLRKNLLMHLPVSNVLDQLDSLEQIYLEDNPWDCSCDLLSLKQWVEKLRKDTVVGSILCHTPKKVMQIELRSLHHEMLCPGLGTYHPLPPGGEESVTATLGPDGSDRGLFISLTDTIPLSVLILSLLVFVLMVIFCSAGLVVFVVHRRRRRAKKKAAEEQPRENTSSSSPIHLHYSMYGQKTTHHTLTQRAGSATLYEERSHSPIVQICRNPTYCSQHKEHDANMDYNLDEPSSKHHLCRSIMEKENTSPLTGNPSSKFRPMTGECPAEFVTLGNPNSLYRNILEREKELQQLGITEYLRKNLPQLQPAVDMQVPGHQEEVKLMETIMYSRPHKVMLEQTKYQLL